A stretch of Geomonas oryzisoli DNA encodes these proteins:
- a CDS encoding methyl-accepting chemotaxis protein, which translates to MFFKKYLSSLRSTYIFMVCFGLLMGVVFPFYSWLFFGAKAFAPLYALGCLAAGFIVGTFCYHIIKEALRLYIEQQLKILGRITGETSTLSQSGTGDELQQLMECNEALMNRVLVMVENVSKLAADITTRHGRLTADFSKTVHNHEKQAAREQETIGAVDDMNAFFRDLLKEIEDIAARTDQRASISTEMSAATDAIALSIQEYSASVMETSASIEEMAVSIKGTASNIDALTTSTEQTYNSILAIGNSIGEIRDNARRSSDCSERVRVEAVEGMEAMAATIAAMTAIEEHSDRSVDAINRLSQHSLRVGEFLDVIKEVVAQTNLLSLNASIIAAQAGERGKAFAVVAEEVRALAKRTSASTEEIEELVANIQKETAAAENAARLGKDKVAEGVMVSEKADEALHRIEDSAAEASRMVQQIAAATDEQASGSKLITEEAEKNLSRVKQFSRAIQEEETGAQLIVRSLERMRALSGKITSSTDEQVRGNRLYMQSVQDDNDKVKRLKETCMEQIDIGDVLRKDVAEVDRLIQGTAQEAKQMLWEIETINGLIVAMHREMESFRKL; encoded by the coding sequence ATGTTTTTTAAGAAATATCTCTCTTCATTGCGCAGCACATACATATTCATGGTCTGTTTCGGCCTTCTCATGGGGGTCGTTTTCCCCTTCTATTCCTGGCTCTTCTTCGGAGCCAAGGCCTTCGCTCCCCTCTATGCTCTGGGCTGCCTGGCGGCTGGATTCATTGTCGGCACCTTCTGCTACCACATCATCAAGGAAGCCCTCAGGCTTTACATCGAACAGCAACTAAAAATCCTGGGGCGGATCACGGGTGAAACGTCCACTCTGTCACAGTCCGGCACCGGCGACGAACTGCAGCAGCTGATGGAGTGCAACGAGGCCCTTATGAATCGGGTCCTGGTGATGGTGGAAAACGTTTCCAAACTTGCCGCAGACATAACCACCCGGCACGGCCGCCTCACTGCCGACTTCAGCAAGACGGTGCACAACCACGAAAAACAGGCTGCCAGGGAGCAGGAAACCATCGGGGCGGTAGACGACATGAACGCCTTCTTCCGGGATCTGCTGAAGGAGATCGAGGACATCGCCGCGCGCACCGACCAGCGTGCCTCCATCTCAACGGAAATGAGCGCCGCCACCGACGCCATCGCCCTGAGCATCCAGGAGTATTCCGCATCGGTGATGGAAACCTCTGCTTCCATCGAGGAAATGGCCGTCAGCATCAAGGGAACGGCATCAAACATCGATGCCCTGACCACCTCCACGGAACAGACCTACAACTCCATCCTTGCCATCGGCAACTCCATCGGAGAGATACGTGACAATGCCCGCCGCTCCTCCGACTGCTCGGAACGGGTCCGCGTGGAGGCTGTCGAAGGAATGGAGGCCATGGCCGCGACCATAGCCGCCATGACCGCCATAGAGGAGCACAGCGACCGCTCCGTTGACGCGATCAACCGCCTGTCGCAGCACTCTTTGCGTGTCGGCGAATTCCTCGATGTCATCAAGGAGGTGGTTGCCCAGACGAACCTCCTCTCTCTCAATGCCTCCATCATCGCCGCCCAGGCAGGTGAGCGGGGCAAGGCCTTCGCCGTGGTGGCCGAAGAGGTCCGCGCGCTCGCCAAGAGAACATCCGCTTCCACGGAAGAGATCGAGGAACTGGTCGCGAACATCCAGAAAGAGACCGCCGCTGCCGAGAACGCTGCCCGCCTGGGTAAGGACAAAGTTGCCGAAGGGGTCATGGTGTCGGAGAAGGCCGACGAGGCGCTGCACAGGATAGAAGACAGCGCCGCTGAGGCATCACGCATGGTGCAGCAGATCGCCGCAGCCACCGACGAGCAGGCCTCGGGCAGCAAGCTGATTACCGAGGAAGCCGAGAAAAACCTGAGCCGGGTGAAACAGTTCAGCCGTGCCATCCAGGAGGAGGAAACGGGAGCCCAGCTCATCGTCCGCAGCCTGGAGCGCATGCGCGCCCTCTCGGGTAAGATAACCAGTTCCACCGATGAGCAGGTCCGCGGCAACCGCCTTTACATGCAGAGCGTGCAGGACGACAACGACAAGGTGAAGCGACTGAAGGAAACGTGCATGGAACAGATCGACATCGGGGACGTGCTGCGCAAAGACGTGGCCGAGGTCGATCGCCTGATCCAGGGGACCGCCCAGGAGGCCAAACAGATGCTCTGGGAGATCGAGACCATCAACGGACTCATCGTTGCCATGCACCGGGAGATGGAATCCTTTCGCAAGCTCTAG
- a CDS encoding DUF3943 domain-containing protein → MRSLSTSAPILLLAAVVAHLVLAGPDSVFATTGSVAEVLPGAGAAPTEPAPQRLNRLVTLDDVSLNNWKILRSRSGYNVAQADTVPLLYTDEAPQRNLSWETGEGKSYLIPALEIPAFIVLLNAFDRVALHDKMTPEGKRTYATNPSTFWHQLSHQDWTFDQDTFKVNQFGHPYEGATMYGLARSAGLNFWQSLAYSNVGSFLWEMGGENSRPSSNDLITTGNAGALLGEALFRMADLVLEEGGRGSNPPLGHRLAAAAISPPTAVNRLLFGKRFDTVFPNHSPATLWLCRGGFSLDVHSKNLSAPVKEPSKESIGVIEFSMAYGLPGKPGYGYRRPLDYFNFEISTRARQHNLVDTLTVRGLLKGTTYEVGRDYRGIWGLYGSYDYISPYLFRVSSTALSVGTTGQYWIGPGVALQGSLLGGVGFGATGLESDVVEERGYHYGATPQVLLATNFLFGDRAMVELTGRYYYVSSLGPDHDGSESVFNGHGGLTIRIHGSHAIGLQYSESIRNTNYANIPTKYRAEGTISLVYTFISDRAFGAVEWREPGDR, encoded by the coding sequence ATGAGAAGCTTATCGACATCTGCTCCTATCCTGCTGCTCGCTGCGGTCGTGGCGCACCTGGTTCTGGCAGGGCCGGACTCGGTGTTTGCTACGACCGGGAGTGTAGCCGAGGTTCTCCCCGGTGCGGGGGCAGCCCCGACGGAGCCTGCCCCGCAACGGTTGAACCGGCTGGTCACGCTGGATGACGTCTCCCTTAACAACTGGAAAATCCTCCGCAGCCGGTCCGGCTATAACGTTGCCCAGGCCGACACCGTCCCCCTGCTTTACACGGATGAAGCACCGCAGCGGAACCTTTCCTGGGAGACGGGCGAGGGTAAAAGCTACCTCATCCCGGCGCTGGAAATTCCCGCCTTCATCGTCCTTCTCAATGCCTTCGACAGGGTGGCTTTGCATGACAAAATGACCCCGGAGGGGAAGAGAACCTATGCCACCAACCCCTCCACCTTCTGGCACCAGTTGTCCCATCAGGACTGGACCTTCGACCAGGACACCTTCAAGGTGAACCAGTTCGGGCACCCCTACGAGGGGGCCACCATGTACGGGCTGGCCCGCTCGGCCGGGCTGAACTTCTGGCAGTCGCTGGCCTACAGCAACGTCGGAAGCTTTTTGTGGGAAATGGGGGGGGAGAATTCCCGTCCGTCGAGCAACGACCTCATCACGACCGGCAATGCGGGAGCCCTGCTGGGCGAGGCGCTGTTCCGGATGGCGGACCTGGTCCTGGAAGAGGGGGGAAGGGGGAGCAACCCTCCTCTAGGGCACCGTCTGGCAGCAGCGGCAATATCGCCGCCAACGGCAGTAAATCGCCTGCTGTTCGGCAAGCGCTTCGATACCGTCTTCCCCAATCACAGCCCGGCGACGCTATGGTTGTGCCGTGGTGGCTTCAGCCTCGATGTCCACTCCAAGAACCTGAGCGCGCCTGTCAAGGAGCCCAGCAAGGAAAGCATCGGCGTCATCGAGTTCTCCATGGCCTACGGGCTTCCGGGAAAGCCGGGGTACGGCTACAGGCGGCCCCTGGACTACTTCAACTTCGAGATCTCTACGAGGGCACGGCAACACAACCTGGTGGACACCCTTACCGTCAGGGGACTGTTGAAGGGGACAACATACGAGGTGGGCAGGGATTATCGCGGCATCTGGGGGCTCTACGGCAGCTACGACTACATCTCTCCCTACCTGTTCAGGGTATCGAGTACGGCGCTGTCCGTTGGGACCACGGGGCAGTACTGGATCGGCCCCGGCGTGGCATTGCAGGGATCGTTACTCGGGGGGGTGGGATTCGGCGCGACCGGCCTGGAATCTGATGTCGTAGAGGAGCGGGGCTACCATTACGGCGCGACGCCGCAGGTACTGTTGGCGACTAACTTCCTCTTTGGCGACAGGGCAATGGTGGAGCTGACTGGTCGCTATTACTATGTAAGCAGCCTGGGGCCGGATCATGACGGATCAGAGAGTGTCTTCAACGGACATGGCGGCTTGACCATAAGGATCCACGGCAGCCATGCGATAGGGCTGCAATATTCGGAGTCGATACGCAACACGAACTATGCTAATATTCCCACAAAGTACCGGGCGGAAGGAACAATAAGTCTCGTCTATACCTTTATCAGTGACAGGGCGTTCGGTGCGGTAGAGTGGCGAGAACCTGGCGATCGTTGA
- a CDS encoding aminoacyl-histidine dipeptidase, translated as MTDAIRGLEPQIFWNCFAAIAGIPRPSGREERIGEYILERAGQLGLERAKDDCGNIVVKLPATPGKERVRSICLQSHLDMVCEKNADKVHDFLKDPIELVRQGEVLTANGTTLGADNGIGVATSLAVMEDRSVEHGPLELLFTVEEETGLRGAKNLSPELVQSRILLNLDSEEEGALYIGCAGGRDTVARWALARDAAPAGSLPFRLTVKGLKGGHSGLEIDKGLGNAIKLLNRALVALSGQGARLAAIDGGNMRNAIPRECGAIIYLAPEQAANAQALVAELAATFAAELPTVDPGVQLTLERAEAGPATVMEPQLQRLVLKTIAALPSGVQRMSADIAGLVETSTNVSVIGTERDELVLITSQRSSSASRLTEVVETVRSIMELGGAVVEVSEGYPGWQPNVDSPVLKLAQRCYRDLYRKEPEVKAIHAGLECGIIGERIPGMDMVSFGPNMEKVHSPDERVYIESVGRYWRFVLEILKAAE; from the coding sequence ATGACTGACGCTATCCGTGGCTTGGAACCGCAGATTTTCTGGAACTGCTTCGCCGCAATCGCGGGGATTCCCCGCCCCTCCGGGCGCGAGGAACGGATCGGGGAGTACATCCTGGAGCGCGCCGGGCAACTGGGACTGGAGCGGGCCAAGGACGACTGCGGCAACATCGTGGTGAAGCTCCCGGCCACCCCGGGGAAGGAGCGGGTGCGCAGCATCTGTCTGCAATCGCACCTGGACATGGTCTGCGAGAAGAATGCGGACAAGGTGCACGATTTTCTCAAGGACCCCATCGAACTGGTGCGCCAGGGGGAGGTGCTGACGGCCAACGGGACCACCCTCGGCGCCGACAACGGCATCGGCGTGGCCACCTCGCTTGCCGTCATGGAGGACCGAAGCGTCGAACATGGCCCTCTGGAGCTGCTCTTCACGGTCGAGGAGGAAACCGGGCTGCGCGGGGCGAAGAACCTGAGCCCCGAGCTGGTGCAAAGCAGGATCCTGTTGAACCTCGACTCGGAGGAGGAGGGGGCTTTGTACATCGGCTGCGCCGGCGGCAGGGATACCGTGGCGAGGTGGGCCTTGGCCCGCGACGCGGCACCGGCCGGTTCCCTGCCGTTTCGCCTCACCGTGAAGGGGCTCAAAGGGGGGCACTCCGGCCTCGAGATCGACAAGGGGCTGGGTAACGCCATCAAGCTGCTGAACAGGGCGCTCGTGGCGCTGTCCGGGCAGGGGGCGAGGCTCGCGGCCATCGACGGCGGCAACATGAGAAACGCCATCCCGAGGGAGTGCGGCGCCATCATCTACCTGGCGCCGGAGCAGGCGGCGAACGCCCAGGCGCTGGTCGCCGAGCTCGCGGCGACCTTTGCCGCGGAGCTGCCGACGGTCGATCCGGGAGTCCAGCTGACCCTGGAGCGCGCGGAGGCCGGGCCGGCAACGGTGATGGAGCCGCAACTGCAGCGGCTGGTGCTGAAGACCATCGCCGCCCTCCCCAGCGGGGTGCAGCGCATGAGCGCCGATATTGCCGGGCTGGTCGAGACCTCCACCAACGTGTCGGTTATCGGCACGGAGCGGGACGAATTGGTGCTCATCACCAGCCAGCGCAGTTCCAGCGCGTCCCGGTTGACCGAGGTGGTGGAGACGGTCCGGTCCATCATGGAGTTAGGTGGCGCCGTGGTCGAGGTGAGCGAGGGGTACCCGGGGTGGCAGCCCAACGTCGATTCGCCGGTATTGAAGCTGGCGCAAAGGTGCTACCGGGATCTGTACCGGAAGGAGCCGGAGGTGAAGGCGATCCATGCGGGGCTTGAATGCGGCATCATCGGAGAGCGCATACCCGGCATGGATATGGTCTCCTTCGGGCCGAACATGGAGAAGGTGCACTCGCCTGACGAGAGGGTCTACATCGAGAGCGTGGGCAGGTACTGGAGATTCGTGCTGGAGATCCTGAAGGCCGCTGAGTAG
- a CDS encoding B12-binding domain-containing radical SAM protein: MKILLATLHAKYVHASLALPYLASTAANLPGLECGILELTINEQPDQLLAKLYAERADVVMFSCYIWNTELTLKLASDLKQLAPDTFIVLGGPEVSFGSFDMMVRNGAIDCIVRGEGEQSCRELLQALAEEVPLDDIAGITYRQGEEVIANPERAALAELDRIPSPFAVGLVDLKKPLVYYETSRGCPFSCAFCMSSIESGVRSFSMERIKADLRLLMEAGVQTVKLADRTFNYDAKRADEIWRFILEHNRGSKFHFEIAAELLTEENLALLTQVPAGIFRFEIGVQSGGEETLAKVERKSSLAKLYEKVRRLQSTTGITVHLDLVAGLPGESLQGFLASVQGLFALEADHIQVEPLKVLKGTAMRGIARKDGYAYSETAPYKILRTPWLSFDEIRRIEGISRLLDLVYNSGRFRATLQVFAAERPLAQLFDEAARFFDSAGLFANNLSLASLFDALWRFGAGWSDEAARERLRDALCFDFCLVGYPGGNLPGFFARTEEQVEPCAPPRLEAKPGERVRYYRRSFARDYRSIPWREEPAVLTFVYRSAPGAGLQVQIL, translated from the coding sequence ATGAAGATCCTGCTCGCCACCCTGCACGCCAAGTACGTCCACGCCTCCCTGGCCCTCCCCTATCTCGCCTCGACTGCCGCGAATCTGCCGGGCCTTGAGTGCGGCATCCTGGAGCTGACCATCAACGAACAACCGGACCAGTTGCTGGCAAAGCTCTACGCCGAGCGGGCGGATGTGGTGATGTTCTCTTGCTACATCTGGAACACCGAACTGACACTGAAGCTGGCCTCGGATCTGAAGCAGCTGGCCCCGGATACCTTCATCGTCCTGGGCGGCCCGGAGGTTTCCTTCGGCTCCTTCGACATGATGGTGCGCAACGGCGCCATCGACTGCATCGTGCGCGGCGAAGGGGAGCAAAGCTGCCGGGAACTGCTCCAGGCCCTGGCCGAAGAGGTGCCGCTGGACGACATTGCCGGGATCACCTATCGCCAGGGCGAAGAGGTCATCGCCAATCCCGAGCGTGCGGCGCTGGCCGAGCTGGACCGTATCCCCTCGCCCTTTGCTGTCGGGCTCGTCGACCTGAAAAAGCCGCTGGTGTACTACGAGACCTCGCGCGGCTGCCCATTCTCCTGCGCCTTTTGCATGTCCTCCATCGAAAGCGGCGTCCGCTCCTTTTCCATGGAGAGGATCAAGGCGGATCTCCGGCTGCTCATGGAGGCCGGGGTGCAGACCGTGAAACTCGCCGACCGCACCTTCAACTACGACGCGAAGCGGGCCGACGAGATCTGGCGTTTCATCCTGGAGCACAACCGCGGCAGCAAGTTTCATTTCGAAATAGCGGCGGAGCTTTTGACCGAGGAGAACCTGGCCCTGCTCACCCAGGTGCCGGCGGGGATCTTCCGTTTCGAGATAGGGGTTCAGTCGGGGGGAGAGGAGACGCTGGCCAAGGTGGAGCGGAAATCGAGCCTGGCAAAGCTGTACGAAAAGGTGCGGCGGCTGCAGTCGACGACCGGGATCACCGTGCACCTCGACCTGGTGGCGGGGCTGCCGGGGGAATCGCTGCAAGGTTTTCTCGCCTCGGTGCAGGGACTCTTCGCGCTCGAGGCGGACCACATCCAGGTCGAGCCGTTGAAGGTCCTGAAGGGAACGGCAATGCGGGGCATCGCGCGCAAGGACGGGTATGCCTATTCCGAGACGGCGCCTTACAAGATCCTGCGCACCCCGTGGCTCAGCTTCGACGAGATCCGGCGCATCGAAGGCATCAGCCGGCTCTTGGACCTGGTCTACAACAGCGGCAGGTTCAGGGCAACGCTGCAGGTCTTCGCTGCGGAACGCCCCCTGGCCCAGCTCTTCGACGAGGCGGCCCGGTTCTTCGACTCCGCCGGGCTCTTCGCCAACAACCTCTCCCTCGCCTCGCTCTTCGATGCCCTGTGGCGCTTCGGTGCCGGGTGGAGCGACGAGGCGGCACGAGAGCGGCTGCGCGACGCGCTCTGCTTCGACTTCTGCCTGGTCGGCTACCCGGGGGGCAACCTCCCCGGGTTCTTTGCCCGTACGGAGGAGCAGGTCGAACCCTGCGCCCCACCGCGCCTGGAGGCCAAACCCGGCGAACGCGTCCGCTATTACCGCCGCAGCTTCGCCAGGGATTACCGCTCTATCCCCTGGCGCGAAGAGCCCGCCGTGCTCACCTTCGTCTACCGCTCCGCCCCGGGTGCGGGACTCCAGGTGCAGATCCTGTAG